One genomic region from Pyrobaculum islandicum DSM 4184 encodes:
- a CDS encoding thiolase domain-containing protein, whose protein sequence is MRRVAVVGVGVSKFGNRADVSLPELAWESVKEALDDARLGAEDIQAFVVGNVGGWSSEALPAVVIGEYCGLVPKSGIRVEAACATGSAAVRTAYHMVASGEADIVMAIGVEKMNESPTPTVVEFIGRAGSYFWEFENFGLTFPGYYALYATAYMHRYGATEEDLCKVAVKNHYYGSLNPKAQFQRAITVEECLNSRYVAWPLKLYDSSPITDGSSAVILASEEVARKITDTPVWIKAIGYANGTANLSKRLDFIGLEAAQVAAQMAYKKAGIDPENPVKYLDVAEVHDCFTIAEIMAYEDLGFAKRGEGYKLIREGQTYIGGLIPVNVDGGLKAKGHPIGATGVSMIAELTKQLRQQADKGRQAPIRKGMALAHNIGGTGHYAFVTILSLSP, encoded by the coding sequence ATGAGGAGAGTGGCCGTTGTAGGAGTTGGCGTTAGTAAGTTTGGCAATAGAGCAGACGTATCTCTGCCAGAGCTAGCCTGGGAATCTGTCAAAGAGGCTTTAGACGACGCGCGGCTGGGCGCCGAGGATATACAAGCGTTTGTAGTAGGCAACGTCGGCGGCTGGTCCTCTGAAGCTTTGCCTGCCGTTGTAATTGGCGAATACTGCGGCCTGGTGCCTAAAAGCGGCATAAGAGTAGAAGCCGCTTGTGCCACAGGCTCTGCGGCTGTTAGAACTGCATACCACATGGTGGCAAGCGGCGAGGCTGATATTGTAATGGCTATTGGAGTAGAGAAGATGAACGAATCGCCGACGCCGACTGTAGTTGAATTCATCGGCAGAGCCGGGAGCTACTTCTGGGAATTTGAAAACTTTGGCTTAACCTTCCCGGGGTATTACGCGCTATATGCCACAGCTTATATGCATAGATATGGCGCAACAGAGGAAGACCTCTGTAAAGTCGCTGTGAAGAACCACTACTACGGGTCGTTAAATCCAAAGGCTCAGTTTCAGAGAGCTATTACAGTAGAGGAATGTCTCAACTCTCGCTATGTCGCATGGCCGCTTAAACTATACGACAGTAGCCCCATCACAGACGGCTCATCTGCCGTTATTTTAGCAAGTGAAGAAGTGGCTAGAAAAATCACCGACACCCCAGTGTGGATAAAGGCAATAGGCTATGCCAACGGCACTGCGAATTTAAGCAAGAGACTTGACTTTATAGGTCTAGAGGCGGCGCAAGTGGCGGCTCAAATGGCTTATAAAAAAGCCGGCATAGATCCAGAAAACCCGGTGAAGTATCTCGACGTTGCTGAGGTACACGACTGTTTTACAATAGCCGAAATTATGGCTTATGAAGACCTAGGTTTTGCAAAGAGAGGAGAGGGCTACAAATTAATACGCGAGGGGCAGACATATATAGGCGGTTTAATTCCAGTAAATGTAGACGGCGGGTTAAAAGCCAAGGGGCATCCAATAGGCGCAACTGGCGTGTCTATGATTGCCGAACTTACTAAACAGTTGAGACAACAGGCAGATAAAGGACGCCAAGCGCCTATTAGAAAGGGCATGGCGCTTGCACATAACATAGGCGGCACAGGCCACTACGCCTTTGTAACAATTCTTAGCCTAAGCCCGTGA
- a CDS encoding 3-hydroxyacyl-CoA dehydrogenase NAD-binding domain-containing protein, whose protein sequence is MPRVAVIGAGTMGHGIAELFALAGYEVNLVDISQDILNKALRNIEDSLKKVKERGRLKEDVATVLSRIRPVVGDVCSAVVGVELMVEAVVEDIEVKKRVFAEADRCAPPEAILATNTSSLPITEIAEAVKPERRTKVVGMHFFNPPVLMPLVEVIKGQYTSDETVKRVVDYVKKLGKEPVVVNRDVPGFIVNRILARVNEAACWLVARGLSTPEVIDAVAIYKVGLPMGVFLLMDFVGLDVVCFVAEAMKKRGFKSHPCPLILEKCQQKKYGVKSGEGFYKYPAPGKFQWPEVPKSAGDRIDIAYILAPAINEAAYLLREGIATREDIDKAVRLGLNWPKGPLEYADEIGIDTIVKTLEEWVKMGFKELAPDPLLVQMVKEGRVGRKSGEGFYKYAKSVISAVTETLEKLYGEPLKQLESLITVTGLPVYKDPRSGALLWVDVRELRLRFTLSVNRLEKFVEGLQKGKLMYTQCKRCGTKYFPPQVDCPKCKTSDMEWRETSTEGELITWTVINVKPASFSHHKDYVVGIVKMPDGFNITAWIDADPKTLKPGMKMKLVVDRRPGENYITYWFTSS, encoded by the coding sequence ATGCCGCGCGTAGCTGTAATCGGGGCTGGCACAATGGGCCACGGCATCGCTGAACTTTTTGCACTAGCAGGCTATGAAGTAAACCTAGTAGATATTTCACAAGATATATTAAACAAAGCGCTAAGAAATATAGAAGACTCGCTTAAGAAGGTAAAAGAACGAGGCCGACTAAAAGAAGATGTGGCAACTGTTTTATCTCGTATTAGGCCTGTTGTTGGTGATGTGTGTAGTGCGGTTGTTGGTGTTGAGCTTATGGTTGAGGCTGTGGTAGAGGATATTGAAGTTAAGAAGAGAGTTTTTGCCGAAGCTGACCGTTGCGCGCCGCCAGAGGCAATACTAGCCACAAACACATCTTCACTACCAATAACAGAAATCGCAGAAGCAGTAAAACCAGAGAGAAGAACAAAAGTAGTAGGAATGCACTTCTTCAACCCACCAGTACTAATGCCGCTGGTAGAAGTGATCAAAGGGCAATACACCAGTGACGAAACTGTAAAGAGAGTTGTAGACTATGTGAAAAAATTGGGTAAAGAGCCTGTGGTTGTAAATAGAGACGTCCCTGGTTTTATAGTAAATAGAATACTAGCGAGAGTAAACGAGGCGGCGTGTTGGCTTGTGGCTAGGGGGTTGTCGACGCCTGAAGTGATAGATGCCGTGGCTATATATAAAGTGGGTCTGCCTATGGGAGTCTTTCTCCTAATGGATTTCGTTGGGCTAGACGTCGTATGTTTTGTAGCAGAGGCTATGAAAAAACGTGGTTTCAAATCTCATCCATGTCCACTTATTCTTGAGAAGTGTCAACAGAAGAAGTATGGCGTTAAGTCGGGAGAGGGCTTTTATAAATATCCAGCCCCAGGCAAGTTCCAATGGCCCGAGGTGCCGAAATCAGCAGGCGATAGAATAGATATAGCATATATACTCGCTCCCGCCATAAATGAGGCTGCTTATCTTCTTAGAGAGGGTATTGCTACGAGAGAGGATATTGACAAGGCTGTGAGACTTGGCTTAAACTGGCCTAAAGGGCCTCTAGAATATGCAGACGAAATAGGAATAGACACAATAGTCAAAACGCTAGAAGAGTGGGTTAAAATGGGGTTTAAAGAGCTGGCGCCGGACCCACTGCTTGTACAGATGGTAAAAGAGGGTAGAGTTGGGAGAAAGTCGGGAGAGGGCTTTTATAAATATGCCAAGTCTGTAATTTCTGCTGTAACAGAGACGTTAGAAAAGCTCTATGGAGAACCTTTGAAACAGCTGGAGTCGTTAATCACGGTTACAGGTCTTCCAGTGTATAAAGACCCTAGGAGCGGCGCATTGTTATGGGTAGACGTACGCGAACTTAGGCTTAGGTTTACTCTGTCTGTAAATAGACTTGAGAAGTTTGTAGAGGGTCTTCAAAAAGGCAAACTTATGTATACTCAATGTAAGAGATGCGGCACTAAGTACTTCCCACCTCAAGTAGATTGTCCAAAATGTAAGACGTCTGATATGGAGTGGCGTGAGACTAGTACAGAAGGCGAGTTAATTACATGGACTGTGATTAATGTAAAGCCGGCGAGTTTCTCACACCACAAAGACTATGTTGTGGGAATAGTAAAAATGCCAGATGGATTCAACATAACTGCGTGGATAGACGCCGATCCAAAGACATTAAAGCCAGGTATGAAGATGAAACTCGTCGTCGATAGAAGACCAGGGGAGAACTACATAACCTACTGGTTTACGTCCTCCTAA
- a CDS encoding translation initiation factor IF-2 subunit beta, with protein sequence MDEEYLALLERAYKLVAPKAQRRAEIPKIEVQNMPRKTIIPNFGQIAKRLNRDVYFMAKFFQKELAVPGTIEGDVFTLHGEKSPKVVEAVYERFIRYYVVCPVCNSIDTELKREGRIYVMKCLACGASTPVRPL encoded by the coding sequence ATGGATGAGGAATATCTGGCGCTTTTAGAGAGGGCATATAAGCTAGTGGCTCCAAAGGCGCAGAGAAGGGCTGAAATCCCAAAGATAGAGGTTCAAAATATGCCGCGTAAAACCATTATACCCAACTTCGGGCAGATAGCCAAGAGGTTAAACAGAGATGTGTATTTCATGGCTAAGTTTTTCCAAAAGGAGCTGGCTGTGCCTGGCACTATCGAGGGAGATGTGTTTACTCTACATGGGGAGAAGTCGCCAAAGGTCGTAGAGGCGGTATATGAGAGATTTATCAGATACTACGTAGTGTGTCCAGTCTGTAACTCTATAGATACAGAGTTGAAGAGAGAGGGGAGGATATATGTAATGAAATGTCTAGCTTGTGGAGCGTCTACGCCAGTTAGACCGCTCTAA
- a CDS encoding DMT family transporter, whose translation MDPLGVIAAFTAAVIWALVIFLYKQKMETAEATVVNFSRLVYVSAFMWPVLLLAEPTPGLWAAVASGLITLVVGDSLYFYAIHRVGGSVAAPLVYTYVVIAQYFALLLGETVSHWLAASAILTVAGVALLARGGVARLEPLGIAAALAAALMWSLGMAAVKLATMGQVHPAVIAYLRALSACAALGIYLVARRRLSLVKSPLFAIASLLDLGLGSALFAYSVDKIGLATTTILVSTSPLIVQIYARATGAERIGPRQTAGALSIFLAIYLALRG comes from the coding sequence ATGGATCCTCTCGGCGTTATTGCGGCGTTTACAGCCGCCGTAATTTGGGCTCTCGTCATATTTCTATACAAACAGAAGATGGAGACGGCGGAGGCAACCGTGGTCAACTTCTCTAGGCTTGTATATGTGTCGGCTTTTATGTGGCCTGTCCTCCTCCTCGCCGAGCCAACCCCCGGCCTTTGGGCCGCCGTAGCCAGCGGCCTCATCACCCTGGTGGTGGGAGACAGTCTCTACTTCTATGCAATACATAGAGTCGGAGGGTCTGTCGCAGCGCCGCTGGTCTACACCTATGTTGTAATTGCTCAATATTTCGCCCTCCTGTTGGGGGAGACAGTCTCCCACTGGCTTGCCGCCTCGGCAATCCTCACTGTAGCCGGCGTCGCTCTCTTAGCCAGAGGTGGTGTAGCCCGGCTGGAACCCCTCGGCATAGCGGCAGCCCTAGCCGCAGCTCTCATGTGGTCTCTAGGTATGGCCGCCGTGAAGCTAGCGACCATGGGCCAGGTACACCCTGCGGTAATAGCATACCTCAGAGCTCTCTCTGCCTGCGCCGCCCTGGGGATATACCTAGTCGCGAGACGCCGCCTATCTCTTGTAAAATCTCCTCTCTTTGCCATCGCCTCCCTCTTAGACCTAGGCCTCGGCTCCGCCCTATTTGCTTACTCAGTCGACAAGATAGGCCTCGCCACAACTACAATACTCGTCTCGACATCCCCCTTAATAGTCCAAATCTACGCGAGAGCCACAGGCGCCGAGAGGATCGGCCCTAGACAAACGGCGGGAGCCCTCTCCATCTTCCTCGCCATATATCTAGCGCTCAGAGGTTAG
- a CDS encoding YHS domain-containing protein, translating to MPEVDPVCGMHVDPATAKYKTLYKGKMYYFCSHMCKVEFEKNPDYYLTHGPKGMPH from the coding sequence ATGCCGGAGGTGGATCCGGTCTGCGGGATGCATGTGGACCCCGCCACGGCAAAGTACAAAACGCTGTATAAGGGCAAGATGTACTACTTCTGCTCCCACATGTGCAAGGTGGAGTTCGAGAAGAACCCCGATTACTACTTAACTCACGGGCCGAAGGGGATGCCGCATTAA
- a CDS encoding heavy metal translocating P-type ATPase, producing the protein MIRIRFERGRQTTLKIIGMHCATCTLAVQKALLSVPGVLHAEASLAGDEAKVVADPTRLRYGDLLRAVRKAGYDIYREEAHIVLKAVRPEEVSRIAELLSGWGVFDVRPNPAAGVVTVEYNPLEVTPGELARKLEEAGYEVAEVKTGEVDIDVDRRVVELDRADLRRRLAVAAGPTAALVALMVASMAGLHAAVYWLQWALATPVQFYSGWRFIKGAYRAFRNKTANMDTLVTLGTLSTYFYSVYSLLTGGLVYFEASAAVITLVLLGRYIEAGMRIKTGEAVRRLLTLQPEKARVLENGAEVEVPAAQVKPGQLVAVKQGERAPVDGVVEEGFGYVDESAFTGEPMPVEKKKGDLILAGSILVRGYLVVRATRSGRHTLLAQMVKLVRQAQGARLPVQQLVDKISGVFTWAVIAVASAVFVLWYLTTGDINRALIFTASVLVVACPCALGLATPLSVVVGVGRAAEKGVLIKRPEALQKLREARYVAFDKTGTLTLGRPRVVAVWGGDEVLNLAASLEQKSEHPLAAAVVEYARERNLKLSEPEFFDSIPGAGVYGRINGVAVAVGNEKILRGMGAELPPEVAKWAEEMREQGYTVVYVATEGKTLGAIAVGDQIREGAWEAVHWLKTRGVEPVIVTGDHEKSARAVAKKLGISVVYSGVDPEEKAKIVEALKSRGLVVFVGDGVNDAAALATADVGIAVGTGTDVAKEAGDTILLRGDITKVVEVFKISEKIMRNVKFNLFWAFVYNIALIPLAAGVFYPVTLRPELAGLAMAFSSISVTLNALRLRGA; encoded by the coding sequence GTGATTAGAATTAGATTTGAGAGAGGCCGCCAGACCACGCTTAAAATCATTGGGATGCACTGCGCCACTTGTACGCTGGCTGTTCAAAAAGCTCTACTCTCGGTGCCGGGGGTCCTCCATGCCGAGGCCTCCCTCGCCGGCGACGAGGCCAAGGTCGTGGCCGACCCTACTAGGCTTAGATATGGCGATTTGCTTAGGGCGGTGAGGAAGGCCGGCTATGACATATATAGAGAGGAGGCCCATATAGTGCTTAAGGCTGTCAGACCCGAGGAGGTCTCCCGCATAGCTGAGCTTCTCTCGGGCTGGGGGGTGTTTGACGTAAGACCAAACCCAGCCGCAGGTGTAGTGACAGTGGAGTACAACCCGCTGGAGGTCACGCCGGGGGAGTTGGCGAGGAAGCTGGAGGAGGCGGGCTATGAGGTGGCGGAGGTTAAAACCGGCGAGGTGGATATAGACGTAGATAGACGGGTGGTAGAATTAGACCGAGCAGACCTTAGGCGGAGGCTCGCCGTCGCTGCCGGGCCCACCGCGGCTCTGGTGGCTCTTATGGTAGCGTCTATGGCAGGTCTCCACGCCGCCGTATATTGGCTCCAGTGGGCCTTGGCCACCCCTGTCCAGTTCTACTCCGGCTGGAGGTTCATAAAGGGGGCCTACAGGGCTTTTAGGAATAAGACGGCAAATATGGACACGCTTGTAACACTGGGCACTCTCTCTACGTATTTCTACAGCGTCTACTCCCTTCTAACAGGCGGCCTAGTCTACTTTGAGGCATCGGCGGCAGTTATAACGCTGGTGCTCTTGGGCAGATACATCGAGGCCGGCATGAGGATTAAGACCGGGGAGGCCGTGAGAAGGCTTTTGACTCTTCAGCCGGAGAAGGCTAGAGTTTTAGAAAATGGCGCGGAGGTCGAAGTCCCCGCCGCCCAGGTAAAGCCCGGACAGCTCGTGGCTGTTAAACAGGGGGAGAGAGCGCCCGTAGACGGGGTAGTTGAGGAGGGCTTTGGCTATGTGGACGAGTCGGCCTTCACGGGGGAGCCGATGCCCGTGGAGAAGAAAAAAGGCGATCTCATCTTGGCCGGCTCTATACTGGTAAGGGGTTATTTAGTTGTTAGAGCCACGAGGAGCGGGCGGCACACCCTACTAGCCCAGATGGTCAAGCTGGTGAGACAAGCCCAGGGGGCTAGGCTCCCCGTCCAACAGCTTGTGGATAAGATCTCCGGCGTCTTCACCTGGGCGGTGATAGCGGTGGCCTCCGCAGTTTTCGTTCTGTGGTATTTAACAACGGGGGATATAAACAGGGCTTTGATCTTCACCGCCTCGGTCCTTGTTGTGGCATGTCCCTGCGCCTTGGGGCTCGCCACGCCTCTGTCGGTGGTGGTGGGAGTGGGGAGGGCGGCTGAAAAAGGCGTTTTGATAAAAAGGCCGGAGGCTCTCCAAAAGCTGAGAGAGGCTAGATATGTCGCTTTTGACAAAACCGGCACGTTGACCCTCGGGAGGCCTAGGGTAGTTGCTGTGTGGGGCGGAGATGAAGTTCTAAATCTCGCCGCGTCTCTAGAGCAGAAGTCTGAGCATCCGCTTGCGGCCGCTGTGGTGGAATACGCGAGGGAGAGAAATCTGAAGCTGTCCGAGCCCGAATTTTTTGACTCCATTCCTGGCGCCGGCGTGTATGGCAGAATAAACGGCGTAGCCGTAGCCGTGGGCAACGAGAAGATCCTCAGGGGGATGGGCGCAGAGCTTCCGCCAGAGGTTGCTAAATGGGCGGAGGAGATGAGAGAGCAGGGATATACTGTGGTCTACGTGGCGACTGAGGGAAAGACACTTGGGGCTATAGCTGTGGGTGACCAGATACGCGAGGGGGCCTGGGAGGCCGTCCACTGGCTAAAAACGCGGGGGGTAGAGCCTGTCATCGTTACAGGAGATCACGAGAAATCGGCTAGAGCTGTGGCAAAGAAGCTAGGCATATCTGTGGTCTACTCCGGAGTAGACCCCGAGGAGAAGGCCAAGATCGTTGAAGCTTTGAAATCAAGAGGGCTTGTGGTTTTCGTCGGAGATGGCGTAAACGACGCTGCGGCGTTGGCCACAGCCGACGTGGGAATTGCGGTGGGTACGGGAACCGACGTGGCGAAAGAGGCAGGCGATACAATACTCCTTAGGGGAGATATAACAAAGGTCGTTGAAGTGTTTAAGATATCTGAAAAAATAATGAGAAATGTGAAATTTAACCTCTTCTGGGCGTTTGTATACAACATAGCTCTTATACCGCTGGCGGCCGGCGTCTTCTACCCAGTTACACTTAGGCCAGAACTGGCGGGGCTCGCCATGGCGTTTAGTAGTATCTCTGTTACACTAAACGCCCTGAGACTCAGAGGCGCATAG